In Chlamydiota bacterium, one genomic interval encodes:
- a CDS encoding potassium/proton antiporter has product MDLVYIVVPALLLAIALAAVWLDRWSVPVILVALGAGILFGSDILGLWHFDDIELANSVANLALVFILFDGGFSTKRSNFQAVALPAGGLATWGVVLTALVTFGVLHGWCNWPLHKALLLAAIISSTDAAAIFSMLRRQSLPPKLSSIVEIESAANDPMAILLTVAVIDGITSARAAWLTSMAVFVWKFAVGPICGWYLAKAALWLFNRLHPQDRGHYYVLSLGIILFIYGLTEMINGSGMLAVFVAGYLLGNRPFVHKQGVANFSSAVSTVANVGMFALMGLQVFPHQWGEIWGDGILLFLVLTLLARPLAVWVGTAGMRLGWKSKTFIAWAGLRGSVPIVLATYPAAAGLAIGQEVFNLVFFAVLLSIALQGSTLGWLARLLGLTCPARPIPLFDLELVTMAESDLDLMVVDLPGPRGAIGPAISELRLPAGSAIILITRDKDIVVPKGSVYLQGWDRVTVLAHAKDHEIIRSVLMDAFTAAVRRSDADGGFDTARRAIS; this is encoded by the coding sequence ATGGACCTCGTCTATATCGTCGTGCCGGCGTTGCTGCTTGCCATCGCCCTGGCCGCTGTCTGGCTCGACCGCTGGAGCGTCCCGGTCATACTGGTCGCCCTTGGCGCGGGCATCCTCTTCGGCAGCGATATCCTGGGGCTCTGGCACTTCGACGATATCGAGCTGGCCAACAGTGTCGCAAACCTCGCCTTGGTGTTCATCCTGTTCGACGGCGGCTTCTCCACCAAACGCTCCAACTTCCAGGCAGTCGCGCTCCCTGCGGGCGGTCTCGCCACCTGGGGCGTGGTGCTCACGGCGCTGGTGACCTTCGGGGTCCTGCACGGCTGGTGCAACTGGCCGCTTCACAAAGCGCTTTTGCTCGCCGCCATCATCTCCTCCACCGACGCGGCGGCGATCTTCTCGATGCTCCGCCGCCAATCCCTGCCGCCGAAGCTGTCGTCCATCGTCGAGATCGAAAGCGCCGCCAACGACCCGATGGCGATCCTGCTCACCGTGGCGGTGATCGACGGGATCACCTCCGCCCGCGCCGCCTGGCTGACCTCCATGGCGGTCTTCGTCTGGAAGTTCGCGGTCGGGCCGATCTGCGGATGGTATCTCGCCAAGGCGGCGCTGTGGCTGTTCAATCGTCTTCATCCGCAAGACCGCGGCCACTACTACGTCCTTTCATTGGGGATCATCCTGTTCATCTACGGCCTGACCGAGATGATCAACGGCAGCGGAATGCTGGCGGTGTTCGTCGCGGGCTATCTGCTGGGGAATCGTCCATTCGTCCACAAGCAAGGGGTGGCGAATTTCTCATCCGCGGTCTCCACCGTCGCCAACGTCGGCATGTTCGCCCTGATGGGGCTCCAGGTCTTCCCGCATCAGTGGGGGGAGATCTGGGGGGACGGCATCCTGTTGTTCCTCGTACTGACGCTGCTCGCGCGGCCTCTCGCGGTATGGGTGGGCACGGCGGGCATGCGGCTCGGCTGGAAAAGCAAGACATTCATCGCGTGGGCCGGTCTTCGGGGTTCGGTGCCCATCGTCCTGGCCACCTATCCGGCGGCGGCGGGGCTCGCCATCGGACAGGAGGTCTTCAACCTCGTCTTCTTCGCCGTTCTGTTGTCCATCGCGCTGCAAGGTTCCACGCTGGGGTGGCTGGCGCGGCTGCTCGGCCTCACCTGCCCCGCGAGGCCGATCCCCCTGTTCGATCTGGAGCTTGTCACCATGGCCGAAAGCGACTTGGATCTGATGGTGGTGGATCTGCCGGGCCCGCGGGGCGCAATCGGGCCCGCCATCTCCGAGTTGCGGCTCCCCGCCGGCTCGGCGATCATCCTGATAACGCGGGACAAGGACATAGTGGTCCCCAAGGGTTCGGTGTATCTG
- the lysA gene encoding diaminopimelate decarboxylase, which yields MHEFSYRGGRLCAESVPLEDLARRFGTPLYVYSHATLTGHFERLDRAFAGVPHLICYSVKSCANLAVLKTLANAGAGFDIVSGGELRRALATGVGPEKIVFAGVGKTEEEIAAALRRRILFLTVESLAELETIERVAARLRLVARIAFRVTPDVDPHTHRYITTGKAENKFGLDLARAREAYRKAMRLRHVRPTALQMHIGSQIVETGPYVEALRKVLPLARVLLRDGVPLERLDIGGGLGIIYRDETPATADRFAAAVLPELEGLGLKLVLEPGRFIAGNSGVLLTRVLYRKKGGARDFVIVDAAMNDLIRPSLYGAYHEILPLRKGKGRTITADVVGPVCESGDFLAKDRRMREPRPGDLLAVMGAGAYGFAMSSNYNSRRRAAEVLARGARAWLVRKRERYEDLVRGERIPAFLEK from the coding sequence ATGCATGAGTTCTCCTACCGCGGCGGGCGGCTCTGCGCCGAGTCGGTCCCGCTGGAGGATCTGGCCCGCAGATTCGGCACCCCGCTCTACGTCTACAGCCACGCCACCCTGACGGGGCATTTCGAGCGGCTCGACCGCGCCTTCGCCGGGGTGCCGCACCTGATCTGCTACTCGGTGAAGTCGTGCGCGAACCTCGCCGTGCTGAAGACCCTCGCGAACGCCGGGGCCGGCTTCGACATCGTCTCCGGCGGGGAGCTGCGCCGCGCCCTCGCGACGGGGGTCGGCCCGGAGAAGATCGTCTTCGCCGGCGTGGGGAAGACGGAGGAGGAGATCGCCGCGGCGCTGCGGAGGCGGATCCTCTTCCTGACCGTGGAGTCGCTCGCGGAGCTCGAAACGATCGAACGGGTCGCCGCGCGGCTCCGCCTCGTCGCCCGGATTGCGTTCCGTGTCACCCCCGACGTGGACCCGCACACGCACCGGTACATCACCACCGGGAAGGCGGAGAACAAGTTCGGCCTCGACCTCGCGCGCGCCCGCGAGGCCTACCGGAAGGCGATGCGGTTGCGGCACGTGCGGCCGACGGCGCTGCAGATGCACATCGGTTCGCAGATCGTCGAGACCGGCCCGTACGTGGAGGCGCTGCGGAAGGTGCTCCCGCTGGCGCGGGTCCTGTTGCGGGACGGGGTGCCGCTCGAGCGGCTCGACATCGGCGGCGGGCTCGGCATCATCTACCGCGACGAAACCCCCGCGACCGCCGACCGGTTCGCCGCGGCGGTGCTCCCGGAACTCGAGGGGCTCGGTCTGAAACTCGTCCTCGAGCCCGGGCGCTTCATCGCCGGAAACTCGGGGGTGCTGCTGACGCGCGTGCTCTACCGCAAGAAGGGCGGCGCCCGCGACTTCGTCATCGTGGACGCGGCGATGAACGACCTGATCCGGCCCAGCCTCTACGGGGCCTACCACGAGATCCTTCCCCTCCGGAAGGGGAAGGGGAGAACGATCACCGCCGACGTGGTGGGACCGGTCTGCGAGTCGGGCGACTTCCTCGCCAAGGACCGGAGGATGCGGGAGCCGCGCCCCGGCGATCTTCTCGCGGTGATGGGGGCGGGGGCGTACGGCTTCGCGATGTCCTCCAACTACAACTCTCGGCGGCGCGCCGCGGAGGTGTTGGCGCGCGGCGCGCGCGCCTGGCTCGTGCGAAAGCGGGAACGCTACGAGGACCTCGTCAGGGGCGAGCGCATCCCGGCGTTCCTCGAGAAGTAG
- a CDS encoding diaminopimelate epimerase, with protein MKIPFVKMHGLGNDFVLLDCVRQTLPIHQGLVRSLCDRRHGIGADQLLVLEPSKKADFRMRVFNADGGEVEMCGNGIRCLAKYLVTQTLLPEGEQAIETKAGIMRPRVEGGRITVDMGVPELEGPKIPVRLQGRIVDREVTLANEQRRITCVSMGNPHCVIFTENLAACPVRQLGPKIEADALFPRRVNVEFVQAESPARISMRVWERGAGETAACGTGACAAAVASVLTGRTGRDLVVALPGGELSIRWDEDGHVLMTGPAEEVFRGEIDVERTR; from the coding sequence ATGAAGATTCCGTTCGTGAAGATGCACGGGCTCGGGAACGATTTCGTCCTCCTCGACTGCGTCCGGCAGACGCTGCCGATCCACCAGGGACTCGTCCGCTCACTCTGCGACCGGCGGCACGGCATCGGGGCCGACCAGCTCCTGGTCCTTGAACCGTCGAAGAAGGCCGACTTCCGGATGCGGGTCTTCAACGCCGACGGCGGCGAGGTGGAGATGTGCGGCAACGGGATTCGCTGTCTTGCGAAGTACCTTGTGACGCAGACACTCCTCCCCGAGGGGGAGCAGGCGATCGAGACGAAGGCCGGGATCATGCGTCCCCGGGTGGAGGGGGGGCGGATCACCGTGGACATGGGCGTCCCCGAGCTCGAGGGGCCGAAGATCCCCGTGCGGCTGCAGGGGAGGATCGTCGACCGCGAGGTGACGCTCGCCAACGAGCAGAGGCGCATCACCTGCGTCTCGATGGGGAACCCGCACTGCGTCATCTTCACCGAAAATCTCGCCGCGTGCCCGGTGCGGCAGCTCGGCCCCAAGATCGAGGCCGACGCGCTTTTCCCCCGGCGCGTCAACGTGGAGTTCGTGCAGGCGGAGTCGCCCGCCAGGATCTCGATGCGGGTCTGGGAGCGCGGCGCGGGGGAGACGGCGGCGTGCGGGACCGGGGCGTGCGCCGCGGCGGTGGCGAGCGTCCTCACCGGCCGCACCGGCCGGGATCTCGTCGTCGCCCTGCCCGGCGGGGAGCTCTCGATCCGGTGGGACGAGGACGGCCACGTCCTCATGACCGGCCCCGCCGAAGAGGTCTTCCGCGGCGAGATCGACGTCGAGCGGACGCGCTAG